A window from Cryptomeria japonica chromosome 1, Sugi_1.0, whole genome shotgun sequence encodes these proteins:
- the LOC131034181 gene encoding chitinase 2-like, translating into MAKISSVLLLMLFLAVGLSENGSMGAGVFREYIGAQFNGVKFSDVPIIPGTHVDFILSFAIDYTPSGSSPTNGIFNIFWDTGNLSPSAVQAIKSKNKNVRVALSLGGDSVGKTHVQFNPSSVSTWVKNAVSSLTKIIKQYHLDGIDIDYEHFDVSDPSTFASCIGQLITQLKQKKVISFASIAPFDDPKVQSHYSALWNKYGKSVDYVNFQFYAYDSSTTVPQFINYFNAQEKRYSVGKVLPSFTSDGSGGLSPATGFFDACTTLKKSGKLHGIFVWSAETSKSNGFKYEKQAQALLH; encoded by the exons ATGGCGAAGATTTCCTCTGTTCTGCTGCTGATGCTGTTTTTGGCTGTGGGTTTATCAGAGAATGGATCGATGG GTGCCGGGGTATTCAGGGAATACATAGGCGCACAATTCAACGGCGTTAAGTTCTCGGATGTGCCAATCATTCCCGGCACGCATGTTGACTTCATTCTATCCTTCGCCATCGACTATACCCCGTCGGGAAGTTCTCCCACAAACGGAATATTCAATATTTTCTGGGATACCGGCAATCTGAGCCCGAGCGCTGTGCaggcaatcaaatccaaaaataagAACGTCAGAGTTGCTCTCAGTTTAGGCGGCGACAGCGTGGGTAAAACTCACGTCCAGTTCAATCCATCCTCTGTATCGACGTGGGTGAAGAATGCAGTTTCTTCTCTCACTAAGATTATCAAGCAATACCACCTTGATGGCATCGACATCGATTATGAGCATTTCGACGTTTCAGATCCCAGTACATTTGCCTCCTGTATTGGGCAGCTCATCACTCAACTAAAGCAGAAGAAAGTTATCTCGTTTGCCTCCATCGCTCCGTTCGACGATCCAAAAGTGCAGTCCCATTACAGTGCCCTGTGGAACAAGTACGGCAAATCGGTCGACTACGTGAATTTCCAATTCTACGCTTACGATTCGAGCACCACCGTCCCGCAGTTTATCAACTATTTCAACGCTCAGGAGAAACGCTACAGCGTGGGAAAAGTGTTGCCTAGCTTTACTAGCGACGGCAGCGGAGGGCTGTCCCCTGCCACGGGTTTCTTCGATGCCTGCACGACACTCAAGAAGTCCGGCAAGCTCCATGGCATCTTTGTGTGGAGTGCAGAAACTTCAAAGTCCAATGGCTTCAAGTATGAAAAACAAGCTCAGGCTCTCCTCCACTGA